TATAAATCCACAGCAGCTTAGTTACATGAATTACAGAGCAAAGCTAAAGAGGGGCGCTTGGCCCCTCTTTTTTCATTAGTTGGATGGTCATTGATGACAATTTCGTTTAAGTGTGACAAAGGCTTGGTTGTCAATTCTTAACAGAAGCAGATTCCTGCATCCGTAGGAATGACATAGGGATTGCTTCTTTTCATTATCTTTCACTGATTTTAGCCATGCTTATTTCGTGTAAAAGAAGCGGTTTAATATTTTTATGGAAATGACTCTGTTCCTGGATTGATTGTTATTTCTGCTACAATTTGAAGGGATATGGATGAAATATCCGATCATTAGGGAGATTAACAACATAAAACGAGAGGACCTAAGATCGTGTAAATAATTATCTATTTTTTCACCTCTATTACTTTAATCTCGACTCTTCTGTTTAATTTCCTTCCCTCTTCGGTCAGGTTTGAGGCTGCCTGATTAGCATAACCAAATCCCTTGACATGAGTCCTTTCTCTGGATATGCCTTTTCCCTTTAGATAATTTGCGATTGCATTAGCCCTCTGTTCAGATAGCCTTAGGTTAAATTCATAAGATCCTGTGCTATCAGTATAACCGGAAATTTGAATTACAACCTTTGGATTTCTCTTGAGAAAGTTGTAGATATTATGAATCTCATCATAGGAATTCTCTTTCAGTTTTGCTGATCCAATGTCAAAATATATATTATTCGCAACAAACGAAAAGCCCTTTGTGACCCTCCCCTTTTTAAGATAGAAGTTTCTTTTCAGGTATTTCTGACCTGCTTTTACATTTACATTTTTCCTGTAATAGAGATAATCCATAACGCTTATGGATACTATATACCTTGAGTTCTGCCTCAATGTCGCTCCAAGAAAGCCGTCCGCATAGGTACGCGTCCTTATTGTCCCCCTCAATTCCTGACCGCCAATCCTCATTATCCTGATTTCGGCCCCCTTTACAGGCTCCTTTGTCTCCTTATCATAGACATGACCTTCCAATAAGGAAACTGGTCTTGGTTTTACAATAAGATTTTTCACCCTGTATATATAGTTCTTATTGGCAACAGAAAGATTGTGAAATCCCATTTTCCCATTCCTCGCTATAAGAAGAGGGATATGCTCATTGCGGTATGTGTTTAAGGATTTTATGCTTATGGATTTAGTAGTAAGATATTCATTTTCCTTCCTGATTAGTCTGGTGCCGTAAATATCAAAGCCGCCCATCCCCTTCATACCATTTGATGAATAATATAGAGTTTCGCCGTCAGGATGTAGAAATAGTGAATACTCATCAATAGGCGTGTTAATATTAGCAAGCTTCCTCGGTCTGCTCCACTGGCCGTCATCGCCTCTTGTAGTGGAGTAAATATCCAGACCGTTGTTCTTGTCCGCATCGGATGAAAAAATTACAGAACTCGCGTCGGAGGTAAAATTGCCATAGCTATTCCAGTCTCCGGGATTCATAGAGCTTATGAAGAGCCACTGAGACCACGTCTTTTTATGAACACTATATTGTCTCATAAGTACTTTAGCGTGATTCTCCCCTCTTTTTATGCTTGCAAGAGCCTCTCTTCCGTCTATTGAAATTGAAAAGAAGAGCAGTTCCTTCGCGTTTATTCCTGTCAAAAAGTCGGGTTCTTTATCCATAAGTTTGATTTTGCCCCTTGAAAATGAGTAGGAAAAATACCTCCCCATTTTCCTGTCATACCCGAGGATTTCCTTCCCATTATGATAAAAAGAGATTAGGATTTTTTCTTCGCTTAGGTTTATCATTTTTGCGTTAATTGGAAGCGGTTTTGTCTCTTTTAGCTTATCATATAACGCCATTTTGAGCATTATGAGTCTTTGCTCCCTGTTGCTGATTTTGTAGTTGTTAAGAAATTCATCGATCTCCTTTAACGCTTTTTTGTACATCTTGTTGTTGGCAAGGGATATTATTCTAATATAGGCAACCTCCTTATCCTTTTTTATGGATAGGTATTTTGATGCAATTCTTCTACTCGAACGGAAGTCCTCTTCCACAAAGTGGATCTTCAATAGCCTTTTCAGTGAGACCAGATCCTTTGGATCCTCCTTTAGCATTCGTTTTAAAATCTTCACATCATCAGTAAAATCCTCTGACTTGTGATATTCCGTTTCATTTACAGCAGCCTCTGCTGTAATGGAGAATATAATTATTAGCGATAATAGTCTTAAAAGCATAACTCTATTCCCAACCAGACGAATACAGGCGGATAATCGGATTGAGATTCAGGATTATCCGGTCCATAAGGTTTATCCTCGTCAAACTTCTGGAATAGACGATTCCCCTGATTATAGTAAAAGTTCCACACCTCAATATAGAACCTGCTGTTATTTTTATTTGTATATGTTAATTTCAGATCAAGCCTGTGATGCGCTGGAAATCTTTTGGCGTTATACACTCCATAGACTGCCTCATGCTCTCCGTTATCCTCTGTTGAACCGATAATGGGCGTGTAGGGAAGGGCGGAATAATAATGAAAGATCATTGAGGGAGTCCAGTGGCCGAATGTTGATGCCAGCGTTAGTGTAAGGAGATGAGTCTGGTCGAAGTCGGAAAAATAATCATACTTATTGTATCTTTCACTGCTTCTCTTGGAAATGGAATAAGCATAGCTGATCCATCCATAGTAATGTTTATGGCTCCCCTTTATTAGGAACTCAACTCCCTGTGATTTTCCTTCCCCCTCAATAGAAAAGGGATTTATCTGTGTTATCTTCTTATATTCGCTGTCATTGATTATATCTGTATTTGCTGAAGATAGATTCTTGTAATCATAATGGTACAACTCAACCTGCCCCGTTATTCCTGAGAATAGTCTCGATTTTATCCCCACAATTCCATTAAATGCCTGAGAGTCTGTAAATTTCGGTTCCGATTCTCCTATATAGTAGTA
This genomic window from Spirochaetota bacterium contains:
- a CDS encoding OmpA family protein gives rise to the protein MLLRLLSLIIIFSITAEAAVNETEYHKSEDFTDDVKILKRMLKEDPKDLVSLKRLLKIHFVEEDFRSSRRIASKYLSIKKDKEVAYIRIISLANNKMYKKALKEIDEFLNNYKISNREQRLIMLKMALYDKLKETKPLPINAKMINLSEEKILISFYHNGKEILGYDRKMGRYFSYSFSRGKIKLMDKEPDFLTGINAKELLFFSISIDGREALASIKRGENHAKVLMRQYSVHKKTWSQWLFISSMNPGDWNSYGNFTSDASSVIFSSDADKNNGLDIYSTTRGDDGQWSRPRKLANINTPIDEYSLFLHPDGETLYYSSNGMKGMGGFDIYGTRLIRKENEYLTTKSISIKSLNTYRNEHIPLLIARNGKMGFHNLSVANKNYIYRVKNLIVKPRPVSLLEGHVYDKETKEPVKGAEIRIMRIGGQELRGTIRTRTYADGFLGATLRQNSRYIVSISVMDYLYYRKNVNVKAGQKYLKRNFYLKKGRVTKGFSFVANNIYFDIGSAKLKENSYDEIHNIYNFLKRNPKVVIQISGYTDSTGSYEFNLRLSEQRANAIANYLKGKGISRERTHVKGFGYANQAASNLTEEGRKLNRRVEIKVIEVKK